The Candidatus Atribacteria bacterium ADurb.Bin276 sequence GTTGGCTTCGAATCGGTTAACGAAATGAATTTAAAAGAGATGCATAAGCAGTTTAATCCCATAGAAAAGTACCAGAAATTAATTGAAAATTTCCACCGACATCATATTATGGTAGTTGGTTCCTTTGTCTTTGGTTTTGATAACGATGATATATCAGTTTTTGATAATACCCTGAAGTTTATCGAAGATACCAAAATTGATTTTGCTACCTTTAATATTCTGACCCCCTTACCAGGAACTGAAGTTTATGAAAAATTTAAAGATACCAACCGAATCTTTTCCTACAATTGGACTAATTATGATTTTTCTCATGTCGTCTATCAACCAGCTAAAATGACCCCACAAGAACTCCAATTTGAACACAATGAGTTATATCGAAAATTTTATACTTTACCAAAAATAATGAAGCGAGCTTTGTGGAATTGGAGATACCTCGGTTACTTTCTCCCGGCCAGTCTCTATTATAACTGGGTGTCAAGAAATCCGCACCAATTACCCAATTTACATGATTAAGGCAGTTTTATTTGATCTTGATGGTACTTTAATTTTTGCCGAAAAGGCCATTATTAAGGGAATCCAAAAATGTTTTATGATGCATAACCTATGCCAACCCGAAGAAGAAATGATTCGAGGGACAATCGGACTTTCAATGGTTGAAGCTTTTTCGGTTTTACAATTCCCCGATCCAGAAAAAGGTGCCAATTTGTATCGGGAGTTTTTTTTGGAACAGCCTGAAGACATAAGTATCAATCCTGAGTCTTTTGAACTCTTAGACATCTTGGTGCAAAAGAATATTCAGGTTGGAATAGTCACCAACCGAAGGTCAGCAAAAAGACTGATTGATAGACTGCCCTTTCCGGTATCTTTTGATGTTGTTATTGACCTTTCTTTGGGTATCCAGCCCAAGCCATCGCCAGAAGGCGTTTGGTACGCTTTAGCTCATTTAAAAATATCTCCACAAGAAGCTTTATTTGTTGGTGATACTCATTATGATATAATCGCCGGAAAATCTGCTGGGGTTGGTGTGGTAGGGTATACCCAGGGAATGCATGGAGAAGACATCCTAAAAGAATTCCGTCCTGATTGGATGATTGATTCTCTCGATGAAATTCTTATTATTCTTGACAGCGCATGAATGAAAAGTTCATTCCTGAAGCTAAAAACAAGAAATTTATCTAAATAGGAAATAGATTTTGTTTCTATTTTCATAGAAAAATAAAAAAGAAAGGGTATGATAATTCTACAGATCTCTAAAGGGAAGAGCTTATGGTGGCTCCATTTACCTGTTGTCACCTGGTAGAGATAGTTTTATTCACAAATGTTTTTTGAGATAAAGGGCTTGACAAGCATGTTATATTAGTCGGAGGGTGTTTTAGATAAATGAAAACGCTATTAGCTCTGGAAGATGGTCGGTGTTTTTGGGGACACTCTTTTGGATCAACCGGAGAAGCGTTTGGTGAAATTGTTTTTAACACCAGCATGACCGGTTATCAAGAGATATTAACAGATCCTTCTTATTGTGGTCAAATTGTTACCATGACTTACCCTTTAATTGGAAACTACGGTTTAAATTCAGAAGATGGAGAATCTTCACAACCTCAATTAGAAGCCTTCATTGTAAGAGAAAAAAGTCCTTTGTATAGTAATTGGAGAGCTGAAGAAAGCTTGGACGAGTATTTAATCCGTTGTCGAATCATTGGGATGGAAAGAGTTGATACTCGAGCAATTACCCGTCACATTCGGGAAAAGGGAGCTTTAAAAGCAGTTATCTCAACCGAAGACCTTAACCCAGATTCGCTGGTTCAGAAAGCCATTCAAGGACCTCCCTTGGTAGGTGTTGACCTGGCTAAAGAAGTGACTACCGAAGAACCTTATTTTTGGCAATCAGAAGGCAATTACACCATAGCGGTAATAGATTTTGGTGTTAAATACAATATATTAAGACAATTAGCTGCTCGAGGTTGCCGAGTGAAGGTTTATCCAGCCAAAACCACTGCTCATCAACTCATTAAAGACAGTCCTGATGGTGTCCTTCTGTCCAACGGTCCCGGAGATCCAGCCGCTCTTCATTATGCGGTTGAATTAGTTCAGGAAATTATTGGAAAATTACCAGTTTTTGGAATCTGTTTAGGTCATCAAATCATTGGTCAAGCTTTGGGTGGGAAAACCTACAAGCTTAAGTTCGGCCATCATGGTGGAAATCATCCGGTAAAAGATCTTTTGAATGAAAAAGTCTATATTACCACTCAAAATCACAGCTTTGTGGTGGATGTCAATACACTTCCCATGTCAGATCTCAAAATAACCCACATCAACCTCAACGATAATACTTTAGCAGGGATAAAGCATTGTAAATATCCGCTTTTTTCCGTTCAATTTCATCCAGAAGCGGCACCGGGTTCCCATGATACAACATATCTATTTGATCAGTTTGTCAAAATGATGGAGGAATATTGTGCCAAGAAATAATGATATTCATCGAATCTGCATCGTTGGTTCTGGTCCAATCACAATAGGTCAAGCATGTGAGTTCGACTATTCTGGTACCCAAGGTTGTAAAGCTCTCAAGAGTGAAGGATATGAAATAATCTTGATTAACAGTAATCCGGCAACAATTATGACCGATCCGGAAATGGCTGATCGAACCTACATTGAACCGCTCATCCCTGAGGTAATAGAGAAAATCATTGCCCGGGAAAAACCCGATGCTTTTTTACCTATCTTAGGTGGGCAAACCGCTTTGAACCTCACTGTTCAACTGGAAAACCAAGGAATTTTTAAAAAATATGGTATAAAAGTACTGGGAGCTTCACCGGAAGCCATTAGTAAAGCGGAAGATAGAGAATTATTTAAAGAAGCCATGTTACGAGTTGGGATAGATGTACCTCAAAGTGACCGAGCTTATTCTCTTGATGAAGCCAAAGAAGTTGCCAATAGAATTGGATTTCCTTTAGTTATTCGACCAAGTTTTACCCTTGGCGGAACTGGAGGATCGATCGCTTATAATATTGAAGAATTCGAAAATCTCGCACAACAAGCCTTAGAAAGTAGCATCATTCGAGAAATATTAATTGAGGAATCAGTGATTGGTTGGAAAGAAATTGAACTGGAAGTAATGCGTGATTCCAAAGATAATGTTGTGGTTATTTGTTCAATTGAAAACTTTGATCCCATGGGAATTCACACTGGAGACAGTATTACCATTGCACCCGCCCAAACACTCACCGATAAAGAATACCAACATCTACGTGATTTATCCATCCGGGCCATTCGAGAAATTGGAGTGGCGAGCGGAGGATGTAATATACAATTTGCTCTGAATCCTACCAATGGAAAAACGGTTATCATCGAAATGAATCCCCGAGTTTCGAGAAGCTCAGCGTTAGCTTCCAAAGCAACGGGATTTCCAATAGCCAAAATAGCAGCTAAATTGGCAGTTGGGTATTCTTTGGATGAAATACCCAATGATATTACCCGTAAAACTCCAGCCTGTTTCGAACCAGCTATAGATTATTGTGTAGTAAAAATACCCAGATTTACCTTTGAAAAATTTCCCGACACTGAACCGGTATTGGGAATATCCATGAAAAGCGTTGGAGAAACCATGGCGATTGGAAGAAATTTCAAGGAAGCCCTCCAAAAAGGTCTTCGATCGCTAGAAATTGGGAAATGCGGATTGGAAGACCTTAAAAACTGGAATACCCTTACCATTGAAAAAAAACACTTTCTCCTTCGAGAAAAACTCCAAAAGCCCAATCCCGATCGGTTATTCTTTTTGAAAATGGCACTCAAGGAAGGTGTTTCTCTGGAAGAGATTTATGCTCTAAGCTCTATTGACCCTTGGTTTATAAGACAGATAGATGAAATTATCGAGATGGAAAAAAGTTTGGTAGACTTAAGCTCTTGGGAAAACATCGATCCCGAACACTTAAGAAGAGCAAAAGAGTTTGGGTTTTCTGACCGTCAACTAGCTACTCTTTGGAAAGAATCCGAGTGGGTCTTAAGGAATTTTCGGTTAAAAAATAATATCAAAGCGGTTTATAAGCAGGTTGATACCTGTGCAGCAGAATTTGAAGCTGAAACCCCTTATTATTACTCAACTTATGAAGAAGAATGTGAAGCTAATCCGAGTTCCCGAAAAAAAGTAATAATTCTGGGGGCTGGACCAAATCGTATCGGTCAGGGTATTGAGTTTGACTATTGTTGCGTTCATGCAACCTGGGGCTTGCGGGATCTTGGCTATGAAACCATAATGGTTAACAGTAATCCAGAAACCGTTAGTACGGATTATGATACGAGCGATAAGTTATACTTTGAGCCAGTTTTCTTGGAAGATGTATTAAATATTATAGTTAAGGAAAAACCAATTGGGGTGATTGTTCAGCTAGGTGGGCAAACTCCTTTGAATTTAGCAAGAGATTTAGAAAAAGCTGGAGTTCCAATATTGGGGACATCACCTGAAAGCATAGATATCGCCGAAGACCGGGATCGTTTTAAAATTTTGGTAGACCGGTTAGGCTTAATACAGCCCAAAAATGGAGTATCAGTATCTTTTGAGGGTGCTCGGGAAGTTGCCGTCCAAATTGGATATCCGGTTGTGGTGCGTCCATCATATGTTTTAGGTGGACGAGCTATGAAGATAGTTTATAGTGAAAGCGAGCTTTTTGAGTTTATGAATCAAGCCGTAGAGATTTCACCAGGTCATCCAGTTTTAATCGATAAATTTTTAGAAGATGCCATTGAAGTGGATGTAGATGCCATCAGTGATGGAGAGACGACTATTGTTGCCGGTATTATGGAACATATTGAAGAAGCAGGAGTACATTCGGGAGATAGTGCTTGTGTGATCCCTCCCTTTTCTCTCAGTGATGAAATTGTTGATCAAATTAAGCTATTTACTCAAGCTTTGGCTCGGGAACTGAATGTTATTGGACTTATGAATGTACAATATGCAGTTAAAGAAGATACGGTTTATGTATTAGAGGTTAACCCACGGGCTTCGAGAACAATACCTTTTGTTAGCAAAGCCACAGGAGTTCCTTTAGCTCGATTAGCATCCCAGGTTATGGTTGGTCGGAAATTATCGGAAATTGGCCTGAATCGCGAAGTTGAAATCCGACATTTTGCGGTTAAAGAAGCAGTGTTCCCTTTTAATCGATTTCCTGGTGTTGACCCAATATTAGGTCCTGAGATGCGTTCAACGGGTGAAGTGATGGGTATTGATGCTGATTTTGGAATGGCTTTCGCCAAGTCACAAATTGGAACTCAATCCCAACTTCCTCAAGCGGGGAGGGTGTTTATTAGTGTTAAAAATCAAGATAAAAGAGGAGTTATTTTTGTAGCCAAGAAACTGGTTGACCTTGGATTCCAAATTGTTGCCACCAAAGGAACTGCTAAAGTATTAATGAATAATGGTATTACAGTTGAAATTGTGAATAAGGTTGGAGAAGGCCGCCCCAATGTTGTGGATTTTATAAAAAACCAAAAAATTGACTTGATCATCAATACCCCCTCGGGAGGACGAACCCAGGTGGAGAGTAGCTT is a genomic window containing:
- the ppaX_2 gene encoding Pyrophosphatase PpaX, which gives rise to MIKAVLFDLDGTLIFAEKAIIKGIQKCFMMHNLCQPEEEMIRGTIGLSMVEAFSVLQFPDPEKGANLYREFFLEQPEDISINPESFELLDILVQKNIQVGIVTNRRSAKRLIDRLPFPVSFDVVIDLSLGIQPKPSPEGVWYALAHLKISPQEALFVGDTHYDIIAGKSAGVGVVGYTQGMHGEDILKEFRPDWMIDSLDEILIILDSA
- the carA gene encoding Carbamoyl-phosphate synthase small chain codes for the protein MKTLLALEDGRCFWGHSFGSTGEAFGEIVFNTSMTGYQEILTDPSYCGQIVTMTYPLIGNYGLNSEDGESSQPQLEAFIVREKSPLYSNWRAEESLDEYLIRCRIIGMERVDTRAITRHIREKGALKAVISTEDLNPDSLVQKAIQGPPLVGVDLAKEVTTEEPYFWQSEGNYTIAVIDFGVKYNILRQLAARGCRVKVYPAKTTAHQLIKDSPDGVLLSNGPGDPAALHYAVELVQEIIGKLPVFGICLGHQIIGQALGGKTYKLKFGHHGGNHPVKDLLNEKVYITTQNHSFVVDVNTLPMSDLKITHINLNDNTLAGIKHCKYPLFSVQFHPEAAPGSHDTTYLFDQFVKMMEEYCAKK
- the carB gene encoding Carbamoyl-phosphate synthase large chain, whose product is MPRNNDIHRICIVGSGPITIGQACEFDYSGTQGCKALKSEGYEIILINSNPATIMTDPEMADRTYIEPLIPEVIEKIIAREKPDAFLPILGGQTALNLTVQLENQGIFKKYGIKVLGASPEAISKAEDRELFKEAMLRVGIDVPQSDRAYSLDEAKEVANRIGFPLVIRPSFTLGGTGGSIAYNIEEFENLAQQALESSIIREILIEESVIGWKEIELEVMRDSKDNVVVICSIENFDPMGIHTGDSITIAPAQTLTDKEYQHLRDLSIRAIREIGVASGGCNIQFALNPTNGKTVIIEMNPRVSRSSALASKATGFPIAKIAAKLAVGYSLDEIPNDITRKTPACFEPAIDYCVVKIPRFTFEKFPDTEPVLGISMKSVGETMAIGRNFKEALQKGLRSLEIGKCGLEDLKNWNTLTIEKKHFLLREKLQKPNPDRLFFLKMALKEGVSLEEIYALSSIDPWFIRQIDEIIEMEKSLVDLSSWENIDPEHLRRAKEFGFSDRQLATLWKESEWVLRNFRLKNNIKAVYKQVDTCAAEFEAETPYYYSTYEEECEANPSSRKKVIILGAGPNRIGQGIEFDYCCVHATWGLRDLGYETIMVNSNPETVSTDYDTSDKLYFEPVFLEDVLNIIVKEKPIGVIVQLGGQTPLNLARDLEKAGVPILGTSPESIDIAEDRDRFKILVDRLGLIQPKNGVSVSFEGAREVAVQIGYPVVVRPSYVLGGRAMKIVYSESELFEFMNQAVEISPGHPVLIDKFLEDAIEVDVDAISDGETTIVAGIMEHIEEAGVHSGDSACVIPPFSLSDEIVDQIKLFTQALARELNVIGLMNVQYAVKEDTVYVLEVNPRASRTIPFVSKATGVPLARLASQVMVGRKLSEIGLNREVEIRHFAVKEAVFPFNRFPGVDPILGPEMRSTGEVMGIDADFGMAFAKSQIGTQSQLPQAGRVFISVKNQDKRGVIFVAKKLVDLGFQIVATKGTAKVLMNNGITVEIVNKVGEGRPNVVDFIKNQKIDLIINTPSGGRTQVESSFIRKEAVIKSINYVTTLSGAEATVYAIERLKKFPIQVRSIQEYHQEILRTLPV